TTATTTCCGGACGACGGACGTGACGGGAGTGGCGACGCTGCCGGCGGGAACGGAGATGGTGATGCCGGGCGACAACGTGAGCATGGAGATCGAGCTGATTACGCCCATCGC
The sequence above is drawn from the Acidobacteriota bacterium genome and encodes:
- the tuf gene encoding elongation factor Tu (EF-Tu; promotes GTP-dependent binding of aminoacyl-tRNA to the A-site of ribosomes during protein biosynthesis; when the tRNA anticodon matches the mRNA codon, GTP hydrolysis results; the inactive EF-Tu-GDP leaves the ribosome and release of GDP is promoted by elongation factor Ts; many prokaryotes have two copies of the gene encoding EF-Tu), translating into YFRTTDVTGVATLPAGTEMVMPGDNVSMEIELITPIAMEKGLRFAIREGGHTVGAGSVTEVIQ